In Halobaculum magnesiiphilum, the following proteins share a genomic window:
- a CDS encoding alanyl-tRNA editing protein: MSDSLAPAHPEVREFEATVGSVDGRDVTLAETYFYPEGGGQPADRGTLGGVPVVDVQSHGDAVVHTLAADPDFAAGDTVAGVVDDDFRTYCMRAHTASHVLYGAGRRLLDDLGYGGFGITDEKVRVDFETSTDITDDVLVDLERLVNRAVWDSLPVSWETRAVEDARGDDAVAFNDKTEDDVMADADSVRVVTVEGWDEAACGGTHVSNTREIGPVTVLERSNPGEGLTRVEFAVGPAGIRRRAETHRELRAAAREAGVGLDGVADAVARLASERDELADDLASLREEVLVGRVRDLPAVDRDGDDWRIGVVEGFDANAVGDAAQSVVGDADEAPDAPDVVAAVGGGPVPFVVVASAGAVDAGDVVDRVTDEFGGGGGGAPTFAQGGGIDADPGAVVAFLERTDE, from the coding sequence ATGAGCGACTCGCTGGCGCCGGCACACCCCGAGGTCCGGGAGTTCGAGGCGACGGTCGGATCGGTCGACGGACGCGACGTGACCCTCGCGGAGACGTACTTCTACCCAGAGGGTGGCGGCCAGCCCGCAGACCGGGGGACGCTCGGCGGCGTCCCCGTGGTGGACGTGCAGTCCCACGGGGACGCGGTCGTCCACACGCTCGCGGCCGACCCCGACTTCGCCGCCGGCGACACCGTCGCTGGCGTCGTCGACGACGACTTCCGGACGTACTGCATGCGCGCCCACACGGCGAGCCACGTGCTCTACGGCGCTGGACGGCGGCTCCTCGACGATCTGGGCTACGGCGGGTTCGGGATAACCGACGAGAAGGTCCGCGTCGACTTCGAGACCTCGACCGACATCACCGACGACGTGCTCGTCGACCTCGAACGGCTCGTCAACCGCGCGGTCTGGGACTCGCTGCCCGTCTCGTGGGAGACCCGCGCCGTCGAGGACGCCCGCGGCGACGACGCCGTCGCGTTCAACGACAAGACCGAGGACGACGTGATGGCCGATGCGGACTCGGTCCGCGTCGTCACCGTCGAGGGGTGGGACGAGGCAGCCTGCGGCGGCACGCACGTCTCCAACACCCGCGAGATCGGGCCCGTGACGGTGCTCGAACGTTCGAACCCCGGCGAGGGGCTCACCCGCGTCGAGTTCGCCGTCGGCCCCGCGGGGATCCGCCGGCGGGCCGAGACGCACCGCGAACTCCGCGCGGCGGCCCGCGAGGCGGGGGTCGGTCTCGACGGCGTCGCCGACGCGGTGGCCCGACTGGCGAGCGAGCGCGACGAGCTCGCGGACGACCTCGCGTCGCTGCGGGAGGAGGTGCTCGTCGGCCGCGTCCGCGACCTCCCGGCGGTCGACCGCGACGGCGACGACTGGCGGATCGGCGTCGTCGAGGGGTTCGACGCCAACGCGGTCGGCGACGCCGCGCAGTCGGTCGTCGGCGACGCGGATGAGGCGCCCGACGCCCCCGACGTGGTCGCCGCGGTCGGCGGCGGACCGGTGCCGTTCGTCGTCGTCGCGTCCGCGGGCGCCGTCGACGCCGGCGACGTGGTCGACCGCGTGACCGACGAGTTCGGCGGCGGCGGCGGCGGGGCGCCGACGTTCGCGCAGGGCGGCGGGATCGACGCTGACCCCGGCGCCGTCGTCGCGTTCCTCGAAAGGACCGACGAGTAA
- a CDS encoding helix-turn-helix domain-containing protein produces the protein MAKYSTGSGGGGGDGDACELCGREDTSLSEANVAGARLLVCGDCAPHDDNARSGGSDRGRGGGGASGGGGTGRDADEPSRKKRAAQNVAKAMDASTGDSRHWEEEGTDYEEDRLPYLVKGYGEVVTEARQDAGMTAEDLAAELGVDAEQIHAVEDGRAARAGVGGSTVRGIEQVLDVKLVDE, from the coding sequence ATGGCGAAGTACTCCACCGGGAGCGGCGGTGGCGGCGGCGACGGCGACGCGTGCGAGCTGTGCGGACGCGAGGACACCAGCCTGTCGGAGGCGAACGTCGCCGGCGCGCGGCTGTTGGTCTGCGGCGACTGCGCGCCCCACGACGACAACGCCCGGAGCGGCGGCTCCGACCGCGGCCGCGGCGGCGGTGGCGCAAGCGGGGGCGGGGGAACCGGTCGCGACGCCGACGAGCCGAGCCGGAAGAAGCGCGCCGCACAGAACGTCGCGAAGGCGATGGACGCCTCCACCGGCGACTCGCGCCACTGGGAGGAGGAGGGGACCGACTACGAGGAGGACCGGCTCCCGTACCTCGTGAAGGGGTACGGCGAGGTCGTCACCGAGGCGCGTCAGGACGCCGGGATGACCGCCGAGGATCTCGCGGCCGAGCTCGGCGTCGACGCCGAGCAGATCCACGCCGTCGAGGACGGACGGGCGGCTCGCGCGGGCGTCGGCGGATCGACGGTTCGGGGGATCGAGCAGGTGCTCGACGTGAAACTCGTCGACGAGTAA
- a CDS encoding D-2-hydroxyacid dehydrogenase produces the protein MRIVVTRQKIHGHPAAEYAELLRERLPDHEVVLAETPAEEREQIRTADVVTGEGAAAEEHLGGAESLRLFAGVYAGVGHLDLDAFEDAGVAVTNASGVHAPNISEYVIGALVSLARDFRRATRQQDRREWRAYRTRELYGSTVAVVGLGAIGSAVAERLEPFGVETLGVRYTPAKGGPVDEVYGFDDLHEVLARTDHLVLACPLTDTTEGLIDREAFRTLPPHATLVNIARGPVVDTDDLVYALRWNQIRGAFLDVTDPEPLPEDHPLWGLDDARITPHNAGHTPRYFERVADILAGNVERLEAAEAAGDAGDDDVPDLENRVV, from the coding sequence ATGCGAATCGTCGTCACCAGACAGAAGATCCACGGCCACCCGGCCGCGGAGTACGCCGAGCTGCTGCGCGAGCGACTCCCCGATCACGAGGTCGTCCTCGCGGAAACCCCGGCGGAGGAGCGCGAGCAGATCCGGACCGCCGACGTCGTCACCGGCGAGGGCGCAGCCGCGGAGGAACATCTCGGGGGGGCCGAGTCGCTTCGCCTGTTCGCTGGCGTGTACGCCGGCGTGGGCCACCTCGATCTCGACGCCTTCGAGGACGCCGGCGTCGCCGTCACGAACGCCTCGGGCGTCCACGCGCCGAACATCTCCGAGTACGTGATCGGCGCGCTCGTCTCGCTCGCGCGCGACTTCCGCCGGGCGACCCGCCAGCAGGACCGCCGCGAGTGGCGCGCGTACCGGACGCGGGAGCTGTACGGCTCTACGGTGGCGGTCGTCGGGCTGGGCGCCATCGGCTCGGCGGTCGCCGAGCGATTGGAGCCGTTCGGCGTCGAGACGCTCGGCGTCCGGTACACGCCCGCGAAGGGCGGGCCCGTCGACGAGGTGTACGGCTTCGACGACCTCCACGAGGTGCTGGCGCGGACAGACCACCTCGTTCTCGCGTGCCCGCTGACGGACACGACCGAGGGGTTGATCGACCGCGAGGCGTTTCGGACGCTCCCGCCGCACGCGACGCTCGTGAACATCGCCCGCGGGCCCGTCGTCGACACCGACGACCTGGTGTACGCGCTGCGATGGAATCAGATCCGCGGGGCGTTCCTCGACGTGACCGACCCCGAGCCGCTCCCCGAGGACCACCCGCTGTGGGGGCTCGACGACGCCCGGATCACCCCGCACAACGCGGGGCACACGCCGCGGTACTTCGAGCGCGTCGCCGACATCCTCGCGGGCAACGTCGAGCGGCTGGAGGCCGCCGAAGCCGCCGGCGACGCCGGAGACGACGACGTTCCCGACCTCGAAAACCGGGTCGTCTGA
- a CDS encoding fumarylacetoacetate hydrolase family protein, with amino-acid sequence MRLARARTADGVREGEYHDGTLLTDDAEYEVGEADLLAPCDPDALFCVGRNFAATLDQMDYERPEEPDFFIKPPHSVVGHRDPIPYPEWTGELTYAGELVAVIDEPCSDLAPEEVPDAVRGYTVMNDVDALDQQGRTARKAFTASGPLGPWIETDVDPTNLDMYTDVADERRQEANTELMLFDPHEVVSYLSKRFEFRAGDCVAFGSPANPGLVEPGDTVEITYEGVGTLVNEVVAGD; translated from the coding sequence ATGCGACTCGCACGCGCCCGCACCGCCGACGGGGTCCGCGAGGGGGAGTACCACGACGGAACGCTGCTCACCGACGACGCCGAGTACGAAGTCGGGGAGGCCGACCTGCTGGCGCCGTGTGACCCCGACGCGCTGTTCTGTGTCGGCCGGAACTTCGCGGCGACGCTCGACCAGATGGACTACGAGCGCCCCGAGGAGCCCGACTTCTTCATCAAGCCGCCGCACTCCGTCGTCGGCCACCGCGACCCGATCCCGTACCCCGAGTGGACGGGGGAACTCACCTACGCGGGCGAACTCGTCGCCGTGATCGACGAGCCGTGTTCGGATCTCGCGCCCGAGGAGGTGCCCGACGCCGTTCGCGGTTACACGGTGATGAACGACGTGGACGCGCTCGACCAGCAGGGCAGAACCGCGCGCAAGGCGTTCACCGCGTCCGGGCCGCTGGGACCGTGGATCGAGACGGATGTCGACCCCACAAACCTGGACATGTACACGGATGTCGCCGACGAGCGTCGCCAAGAGGCCAACACCGAGCTGATGCTGTTCGACCCCCACGAGGTCGTCTCGTACCTCTCGAAGCGCTTCGAGTTCCGCGCGGGCGACTGCGTCGCGTTCGGGTCGCCGGCCAATCCCGGCCTCGTCGAGCCCGGCGACACGGTCGAGATCACCTACGAGGGCGTCGGAACGCTCGTGAACGAGGTCGTCGCCGGCGACTGA
- the aceB gene encoding malate synthase AceB translates to MSVQRKYEREFVRTFFTSPTAVQGEDDSAKMIRSAAGLRGIQAPDVWVPDNEDATAPSMRDEGARNIIEVVAEHGADFPGEIHPRVVWHRDDAEKRLAGFEYMREIADPANGAVDHIDGFVIPEVGDIDDWKKADECFQMIEAEHGLEEGSLSMSVIVESGEAEIALNRVRDEMGKPSNTLERMFLLVDGEVDYTKDMRAMTPTGELPEWPELRHNTSKGASAAGLIAVDGPFDNIRDVEGYKERMEANRAKGMTGIWSLTPKQVEVANKAPLPPKDGTWLFEVDGEEVELVSEGGREVYDGDGVSLSESGGSYVLAIDGDEHELTEDELREELLDRTSYVPSMDDIVESMEEFEAAKEAGKGAIAMTQSATLSIDGVEIDLSKDRMWDEATYQAAQTPITLFQDVYEHRPDQHDELAEIYGSDVVERATQVGN, encoded by the coding sequence ATGAGTGTACAACGGAAGTACGAACGCGAGTTCGTTCGAACGTTCTTCACGTCGCCGACGGCCGTCCAGGGGGAGGACGACTCGGCGAAGATGATCCGGAGCGCCGCGGGGCTTCGCGGCATCCAGGCGCCGGACGTGTGGGTGCCGGACAACGAGGACGCGACGGCGCCGTCGATGCGCGACGAGGGCGCGCGAAACATCATCGAGGTGGTCGCCGAGCACGGCGCCGACTTCCCCGGGGAGATCCACCCGCGCGTCGTCTGGCACCGCGACGACGCCGAGAAGCGCCTCGCCGGCTTCGAGTACATGCGCGAGATCGCCGACCCCGCCAACGGCGCGGTCGACCACATCGACGGGTTCGTCATCCCCGAGGTCGGCGACATCGACGACTGGAAGAAGGCCGACGAGTGCTTCCAGATGATCGAGGCCGAGCACGGGCTGGAGGAGGGGAGCCTCTCGATGTCGGTGATCGTCGAGTCCGGCGAGGCCGAGATCGCCCTCAACCGCGTGCGCGACGAGATGGGCAAGCCCTCGAACACGCTCGAACGCATGTTCCTGCTCGTCGACGGCGAGGTCGACTACACGAAGGACATGCGCGCGATGACGCCGACGGGCGAGCTGCCGGAGTGGCCCGAGCTGCGCCACAACACCTCGAAGGGCGCCAGCGCCGCCGGCCTCATCGCCGTCGACGGCCCGTTCGACAACATCCGCGACGTGGAAGGGTACAAGGAGCGAATGGAGGCGAACCGCGCGAAGGGCATGACGGGCATCTGGTCGCTCACCCCGAAGCAGGTCGAGGTCGCGAACAAGGCCCCGCTCCCCCCGAAGGACGGCACGTGGCTGTTCGAGGTCGACGGCGAGGAGGTCGAACTCGTCAGCGAGGGCGGCCGGGAAGTCTACGACGGCGACGGCGTGTCGCTGTCTGAGTCGGGCGGCTCGTACGTGCTCGCGATCGACGGCGACGAGCACGAGCTGACCGAGGACGAGCTCCGCGAGGAGCTGCTCGACCGCACGTCGTACGTCCCGAGCATGGACGACATCGTCGAGTCGATGGAGGAGTTCGAGGCGGCCAAGGAGGCCGGCAAGGGCGCCATCGCGATGACGCAGTCGGCGACGCTGTCCATCGACGGCGTCGAGATCGACCTCAGCAAGGACCGTATGTGGGACGAGGCGACCTATCAGGCCGCCCAGACGCCGATCACGCTGTTCCAGGACGTGTACGAGCATCGGCCGGACCAGCACGACGAGCTGGCGGAGATCTACGGCTCGGACGTGGTGGAGCGCGCGACGCAGGTCGGGAACTGA
- a CDS encoding VOC family protein, translated as MAFIHVCLNVADAERAADWYADNLGFERSWEFTTPDGDTRNLYVADGNGVELQLSDTEGADEFEEGTAYDHFAVKVDDVDAAFERIDNHGVVEEPGDQPEAGARTAFLKDPDGHTVELVQPLE; from the coding sequence ATGGCGTTCATCCACGTCTGTCTCAACGTCGCCGACGCCGAACGCGCGGCCGACTGGTACGCGGACAACCTCGGCTTCGAGCGCTCGTGGGAGTTCACGACGCCCGACGGCGACACGCGAAACCTCTACGTCGCCGACGGGAACGGCGTCGAACTCCAGTTGTCCGACACCGAGGGTGCCGACGAGTTCGAGGAGGGGACCGCCTACGACCACTTCGCGGTGAAGGTGGACGACGTCGACGCCGCCTTCGAGCGGATCGACAACCACGGCGTCGTGGAGGAGCCGGGCGACCAGCCCGAGGCGGGCGCACGGACGGCGTTCCTGAAGGATCCGGACGGCCACACCGTCGAACTGGTGCAGCCGCTGGAGTAG